AAGCTTTGTGAGCGCTATGCCTGTCACGCCGACGGTCTCATTGAACATCCTTGCCTGGTTTATCGCATTCTGCCCTGATGTCGAGTCAACTACGAGAAGCACTTCATGAGGTGCAGAGGCATGTTCTTTAGCTATAACGCGTTTTATTTTTTTAAGCTCTTCCATGAGATTTGATTTAGTATGAAGCCTGCCGGCGGTGTCGATTATCACAACATCAACACCTTTTGACTTTGCAGAGGCTATAGCGTCAAATGCTACAGCTGCGGGGTCTGCTCCGCTGCGGTGCTTTATGATATTCGCGCCGGCCCTGTCAGCCCATATCTCAAGCTGTTCGATCGCAGCAGCCCTGAATGTATCACCTGCGGCAAGGGTCACTGAAAAACCATGATCAGTAAAACGCCGGGCAAGCTTTCCGATGGTGGTCGTCTTGCCTACGCCATTGACCCCGACGGTCAGTATCACATACGGTTTTTCTCCTGAACACATTAAAGCGGGTCCCTGCTTCAGTATCTTCTTCACTTCCGCTTTGAATGCAGCAACAAGGTCCTTCTCATTTTTGATGCTGTCCTGCCTGGCCCTTTCCCTTAAGGCTCCTGTTATTGCACCGGCAGCCAGAGGCCCTATATCAGCCATGATGAGCAGGTCTTCAAATTCATCAAGAAGGGCGTCATCCACCTTTCTTCCCTTAGCGAGCTTTTCAGTGTCTTCTATAAGAAACTTCTTGGTCTTTAATAGTCCATTTTTAAGCTTTTCAAAAAAACCCACGATATTCTCCTGAAAAATAATTTAATTTTACCCATACATCGGGGAACAGCTAAAAGGAGATATTATCATAACGCCCCCCGCCCCCTCTTAACTTAAGATGGGGATATGAAAATATCAGTAAAAACAACCGTGGAATTTTAACAGGTTTGGATAAGAAATTGATATATCAGGAAGAGAAAAAAAGAAAGGCAGGATCTCTCCTGCCTTCCCATGACTGATTTATTAGTGAGCCTTTTCTCTATATGCCGAACGGATTTGCAAAGAGAACGATAAGTACGACAACAAGCGCGTAAATACAGAGAGACTCGATCATTGCAAGACCGATGATAAGGGTTGTTGTTACCTTACCTGAAGCCCCCGGGTTCCTTGCAACACCTTCAGCCGCTTTGCTAAGGCCGATACCCTGGCCGATGCCTGTACCAAAAGCAGCAAGGCCGATAGCAATACCGCAGCCGAGAACCGCCATTCCGAAATAAGCGAATTCTGCGTCTGTCTTGGCAGCGCCTTCAGCAAAAGCAGCAGGAGCCAGCAGGCATGTTACAGCAAGAGCAAGTAAAAATACAGCAAATGTCTTCTTCATTTTTTTCCTCCTTTCCTTTAAACTTTGGATTATTATTTATCTTTAATGCGCTTCCTCAACCGCACCAGCCAGATACAGAACAGTAAGCAGCACAAAAACATAAGCCTGAATTACAGATACGAGAACTCCAAGCCCCAATATTGCCGAGGGGATGATTGCCGGAGCCAAAAAAACCAATATCATGATTATCTTGTGTTTCGCGATCATATTCCCGAAGAGCCTGACCGCTAATGTCAACGGCCTGGCAAGATGTCCTATCACCTCTATAAAGAACATCAGCACCATCAGAGGAAATGCAACGATCGACCTCATGGGACCAACAAAATGTTTTATATAGCTGAGCTTGTGTATCTTGATCCCGTAAAAATGCGTAGCCAGAAAAACAGGTATGGCAAGAGATGCCGTCATATTAAGATCACTGGTAGGAGCCTCAAAGCCAGGGATAAGCCCAAGAAAATTACATGTAAGTATATAAAGGAAGAGTGTTGCGATAAGCGGGAAAAAGTAACGGCCCATATGGCCGATAGATGCCTCAGCCAGGTCAAGCAGAAATTCGACTAAGGTTTCAGCAAAATTCTGCACGCCGGTAGGTACCACTTTTAGTGATAGCCTTACAGCAACCGCAAAGACAAGAAGAATTATTGTAGCAATCCAGGCATATGATACTGAACCCGGTATTCCGCTGATATGAAAAAATAAAGGGAGTTCTTTCATCCAATTCCTCCAAAAATTGCATTAATAATAATCCAGCATATTACTGCATGTCAAGCTATGAATTTAATAATTTGAAAAACTTATAGGATAAGCGCCTATTGCTGAATAAACAAAGAAGGCCCGGTTTTTAAACCGAGCCTTCTTTTAAATTTTAATCCGGCGACTACCTACTTTCCCAGGGCCTCGCAGCCCAAGTATCATCGGCCATGGAGGACTTAACTGCCGTGTTCGGAATGGGAACGGGTGTTGCCCCTCCGGCATTGCCACCGGAAATTTTTCATACTTGGTGATGAACTATAACATTTTAAAAAAAATAAATCAATGGTGGAGGTGAACGGGATCGAACCGATGACCTCCTGGTTGCAAACCAGGCGCTCTCCCAGCTGAGCTAATTCCCCGAAAAGCTGGTGGGCCTGAGTAGATTTGAACTACTGACCCCACGCTTATCAAGCGTGTGCTCTAACCAGCTGAGCTACAGGCCCTCTCGAACTCTGTCGCCATCAGAACCCCACCGAGTCCTGATTTCAGAACCAGCCCTGACCCCTCGCCGTCGCCGCCCCCGCGTTTT
The nucleotide sequence above comes from Thermodesulfovibrionia bacterium. Encoded proteins:
- the ftsY gene encoding signal recognition particle-docking protein FtsY, with the translated sequence MGFFEKLKNGLLKTKKFLIEDTEKLAKGRKVDDALLDEFEDLLIMADIGPLAAGAITGALRERARQDSIKNEKDLVAAFKAEVKKILKQGPALMCSGEKPYVILTVGVNGVGKTTTIGKLARRFTDHGFSVTLAAGDTFRAAAIEQLEIWADRAGANIIKHRSGADPAAVAFDAIASAKSKGVDVVIIDTAGRLHTKSNLMEELKKIKRVIAKEHASAPHEVLLVVDSTSGQNAINQARMFNETVGVTGIALTKLDGTAKGGIIIAINKELGIPVKLIGVGEAVEDLQDFNPQEFVDALFGE
- the atpE gene encoding ATP synthase F0 subunit C, with amino-acid sequence MAVLGCGIAIGLAAFGTGIGQGIGLSKAAEGVARNPGASGKVTTTLIIGLAMIESLCIYALVVVLIVLFANPFGI
- the atpB gene encoding F0F1 ATP synthase subunit A; the encoded protein is MKELPLFFHISGIPGSVSYAWIATIILLVFAVAVRLSLKVVPTGVQNFAETLVEFLLDLAEASIGHMGRYFFPLIATLFLYILTCNFLGLIPGFEAPTSDLNMTASLAIPVFLATHFYGIKIHKLSYIKHFVGPMRSIVAFPLMVLMFFIEVIGHLARPLTLAVRLFGNMIAKHKIIMILVFLAPAIIPSAILGLGVLVSVIQAYVFVLLTVLYLAGAVEEAH